The following proteins are co-located in the Paenibacillus sp. FSL H8-0079 genome:
- a CDS encoding Ig-like domain-containing protein, with the protein MLKPRLTKYMVMMLVLILSISNVGLAAAADKELSKIVVSKNEMSLEVGDSGSVTVTGVYSDNTSANVTISTTWSSEDTSIATVYNGAITAKKEGKATITAAYQGQSQTVQVKVTKKVKALSKNVQSLDLRTGDTKDIVLTATYSDNETNNAAASTAEWSTSDEKVATVVNGKVTGQSAGTAVITAKVGSQSVTVDVNVEVVKRVDVDKQQVNLLLNKSESVKVTATYPDGTTKDVTDLAEWTSSNEKVADVLKGEITGYSAGSAKITAKYGTKSVSVDVDVDLTSKLSVVKQSIFFRLSDTTKTANVVVTASYPNSSDVNVTDQATWTSSNEKVATVFKGQVTAISAGSTTIKATYSGKTVEVAVDVDTARYLDIKDVTDKLAMSVTGENKSKKLVANAEYIDASTEIVTSKATWTSSNADVVYVSNGDLIAYKSGTATITVAYGGKTVKFTVNVDVPDKYEMDKKKASVAVGGTTSAKVLALYGETSKDVSEDATWSSSSDKIAEVDSKGVITGVATGKVTITAKIEGKTLTLPVEVGMASGLEADVNFVVLSAKETQTILLTGTDEDGNTLDVTSEATWKSSNARVADVKKGVITGNSSGKANITAEYGSKKVTIQVEVDVISRIEASEPALSLKSGDTADLTVTAFLSDGSERDVTDKAEWKTNSYKVAQVTKGKVKATGSGKAKITAKYGSKSVTIAVDVDTLKYLQTDKVTLTMKPGEKVTVAATATYADGSEANVSKPALWKSSRIATASVKDGIIQANGKGKATVTVTFAGVKTKVTVVVEAK; encoded by the coding sequence ATGTTAAAGCCAAGATTGACCAAGTACATGGTGATGATGCTGGTGTTGATACTGAGTATATCCAACGTAGGCTTGGCCGCTGCGGCAGATAAAGAACTGTCCAAAATTGTGGTTTCCAAGAATGAAATGTCGCTCGAAGTTGGTGATTCCGGGTCTGTTACGGTGACGGGGGTTTATTCAGATAATACCTCGGCTAACGTGACGATTAGTACAACCTGGAGTAGCGAAGATACTTCGATAGCAACTGTATATAATGGTGCAATTACAGCCAAAAAGGAAGGTAAAGCAACCATTACGGCAGCTTACCAGGGTCAGAGCCAGACCGTTCAAGTGAAAGTGACGAAGAAGGTCAAAGCCCTTTCGAAAAACGTGCAAAGTCTTGATTTGCGCACGGGAGATACGAAGGACATCGTTTTGACAGCAACGTATAGTGACAATGAAACAAATAATGCAGCAGCAAGTACCGCAGAATGGTCTACCAGTGATGAGAAGGTTGCTACCGTTGTGAATGGTAAAGTAACTGGACAAAGCGCAGGTACGGCAGTTATCACAGCCAAAGTTGGCAGCCAAAGCGTGACGGTAGATGTTAACGTTGAAGTGGTAAAACGTGTAGATGTAGACAAACAACAGGTTAACCTGTTGTTGAACAAAAGTGAAAGTGTGAAAGTGACGGCTACTTATCCAGATGGCACAACCAAAGATGTAACGGATCTGGCGGAGTGGACATCCAGCAATGAGAAGGTTGCAGACGTTCTTAAAGGCGAAATTACAGGATACTCGGCAGGTTCTGCCAAGATCACAGCCAAATACGGTACGAAATCAGTATCCGTTGACGTGGATGTGGATCTGACCAGCAAACTGAGTGTGGTGAAACAAAGTATTTTCTTCCGTTTGAGCGATACAACCAAAACGGCTAATGTCGTTGTAACGGCTTCTTATCCAAACAGCAGCGATGTGAATGTAACTGATCAAGCAACATGGACATCTAGCAACGAGAAGGTTGCAACGGTATTCAAGGGACAGGTTACAGCGATTAGTGCAGGTTCAACAACGATTAAAGCAACCTACAGTGGCAAAACCGTAGAGGTTGCTGTGGATGTAGATACGGCAAGATATTTGGATATCAAAGATGTGACTGACAAGCTCGCCATGAGTGTTACAGGTGAGAACAAGTCCAAAAAATTGGTAGCCAATGCAGAGTATATTGATGCAAGCACAGAAATTGTAACTTCCAAAGCAACATGGACTTCAAGCAATGCAGATGTTGTATATGTATCGAACGGCGATCTGATCGCGTACAAATCCGGTACGGCTACGATCACTGTAGCTTATGGCGGTAAAACGGTTAAATTTACAGTAAATGTAGACGTTCCGGACAAGTATGAAATGGATAAGAAAAAAGCATCAGTAGCTGTTGGTGGAACGACTTCTGCCAAAGTACTGGCGTTGTATGGTGAAACATCCAAAGATGTATCCGAAGATGCAACCTGGAGCAGCAGCAGCGACAAAATCGCTGAGGTAGATAGCAAAGGGGTTATCACAGGTGTTGCTACAGGTAAAGTAACCATCACAGCGAAGATTGAAGGCAAAACACTGACTCTGCCTGTCGAAGTGGGTATGGCTAGTGGGCTGGAAGCAGATGTGAACTTCGTTGTTCTGTCCGCCAAAGAAACACAGACCATCCTTCTAACAGGTACGGATGAGGACGGCAATACGCTGGATGTTACATCCGAAGCAACTTGGAAATCCAGCAATGCACGTGTAGCTGACGTGAAAAAAGGTGTGATCACAGGTAACAGTAGTGGTAAAGCCAACATCACGGCAGAATACGGCTCCAAAAAAGTGACCATTCAGGTCGAAGTGGATGTCATCTCACGTATTGAAGCTTCCGAACCAGCTCTTTCCCTGAAATCAGGCGATACAGCTGATCTGACGGTAACTGCTTTCTTGAGCGACGGTAGCGAGCGTGATGTTACGGACAAAGCTGAATGGAAAACGAACAGCTACAAAGTAGCTCAAGTGACCAAAGGTAAAGTCAAAGCTACAGGTTCTGGTAAAGCCAAAATTACTGCAAAATACGGTAGCAAGTCTGTCACCATTGCTGTAGATGTAGATACACTGAAATATTTGCAGACAGATAAAGTGACGTTGACCATGAAACCTGGTGAAAAGGTAACTGTAGCTGCTACTGCAACGTATGCCGATGGCAGTGAAGCCAATGTATCCAAACCGGCTCTCTGGAAATCTTCCCGTATTGCAACAGCATCGGTGAAAGATGGAATCATTCAGGCGAACGGCAAAGGTAAAGCAACGGTTACAGTAACATTTGCAGGTGTGAAAACCAAAGTAACGGTAGTGGTTGAAGCGAAGTAA
- a CDS encoding chromate transporter: MLQTWWELFWGFFVANILGYGGGPASIPLMQEEIVNHYQWITTEQFGDVLAIGNALPGPIATKIAAFVGYHVAGWFGAFIASFATIVPSATALILLLRLLNKHRTSPKVKGMTLLVQPVIAVLMILLTWEFGQLSTDSIGIWQTLIIAGISLWVMTKTKLHPAILIVIAFAYGALVLSHTM, translated from the coding sequence ATGCTCCAGACCTGGTGGGAATTATTTTGGGGATTTTTCGTAGCAAACATCTTGGGATATGGGGGCGGTCCAGCTTCCATTCCGCTAATGCAGGAAGAGATTGTGAACCACTACCAATGGATAACCACAGAGCAATTCGGTGATGTACTGGCGATTGGTAACGCCCTTCCCGGTCCGATTGCAACCAAAATTGCTGCATTCGTCGGATATCACGTAGCAGGCTGGTTTGGGGCATTTATCGCAAGCTTTGCCACAATCGTACCTTCCGCAACCGCATTAATTTTATTACTTCGTTTATTAAACAAACATCGCACGTCACCAAAAGTCAAAGGTATGACGTTGCTTGTGCAGCCTGTTATCGCTGTGCTCATGATTCTGCTCACATGGGAATTCGGTCAGCTATCCACCGATTCCATCGGCATCTGGCAGACGTTGATCATTGCAGGCATCTCGCTCTGGGTCATGACCAAGACCAAGCTGCATCCAGCCATTCTGATCGTAATCGCTTTTGCGTATGGTGCACTGGTACTGTCTCATACGATGTAG
- a CDS encoding chromate transporter has translation MGWKDYNGLVIGMVRTGILGYGGGPSVIPLIRYEAVTRYKWVSDEEFGEILAIANALPGPIATKMAAYLGYKTKGVLGAIVSVLAHILPTSIAIIALLGSMYALRESKVVAGMVAAVRPVIFVMLGMMAYEFAMKAWKGLGKVFAALFGVIAFVLLQLLDIHPGIVIAVFLGYGVFHLDLVQRFKSKGESDKGVS, from the coding sequence ATGGGTTGGAAAGATTACAACGGTCTCGTCATCGGAATGGTACGAACCGGAATTCTCGGATACGGCGGTGGCCCTTCGGTGATCCCGTTAATCCGTTATGAAGCCGTTACGCGTTATAAATGGGTCAGTGATGAGGAGTTCGGCGAGATTTTGGCTATCGCCAATGCCCTGCCGGGTCCCATCGCGACCAAGATGGCCGCATATCTCGGTTATAAAACCAAAGGTGTGCTGGGCGCGATTGTGTCCGTACTCGCTCATATTTTGCCGACAAGCATTGCCATTATTGCGCTGCTCGGTTCCATGTACGCCCTGCGCGAGTCGAAAGTGGTCGCAGGCATGGTAGCCGCCGTGCGGCCGGTCATTTTTGTCATGCTGGGCATGATGGCTTATGAATTCGCCATGAAAGCCTGGAAGGGACTCGGCAAAGTTTTTGCCGCCCTATTCGGCGTGATTGCCTTTGTACTATTGCAGCTGCTGGATATCCATCCGGGGATTGTGATCGCGGTTTTCCTGGGATATGGTGTCTTCCATCTGGATCTGGTTCAGCGCTTCAAGTCCAAAGGCGAGTCCGATAAGGGGGTGTCCTAA
- a CDS encoding Lrp/AsnC family transcriptional regulator, which produces MSEKRSSKGGEIPQMYNLDEMDRKIIAALHHNSRISYTDLGTQIGLSRVAVQARINALSEKGIIERFTVVINPGKVGLQVSAFFNVDVEPPFLDEVAEKLDEEPAVTSLYHMTGPSTLHMHGIFADMEEMEQFLLEKLYKMPGIVKVESQLLLKRYKSRMGMRL; this is translated from the coding sequence ATGTCAGAGAAACGCTCCTCCAAGGGTGGAGAAATTCCTCAAATGTACAATCTGGACGAGATGGATCGCAAAATCATCGCCGCGCTTCACCACAACAGCCGAATATCCTATACGGATTTGGGTACACAGATCGGGTTATCACGTGTAGCTGTTCAGGCACGCATTAATGCGTTATCTGAAAAAGGAATCATCGAACGCTTCACCGTAGTCATTAACCCTGGCAAGGTTGGGCTTCAGGTCTCGGCCTTTTTCAATGTGGATGTCGAACCGCCCTTCCTGGATGAAGTGGCTGAGAAACTGGACGAAGAACCGGCCGTCACCAGCCTTTATCATATGACAGGCCCGAGTACTCTACACATGCACGGTATTTTTGCGGATATGGAAGAGATGGAGCAGTTCTTGCTGGAGAAACTCTATAAGATGCCGGGTATCGTCAAAGTGGAATCACAGCTATTGTTGAAACGCTATAAAAGCCGGATGGGCATGAGACTCTAG
- a CDS encoding PAS domain-containing protein: MSSARKNRLSGLADQPVRLLLNEIDNHITDNEFRSRLKGSLHQLSDLKFALDESSIVALTDRKGKIQYVNDKFCEISQYEREELIGKDHRIINSGYHGKSFMKNLWDTISSGKVWNGEILNRARDGSHYWVNTTIVPFLDNDGEPYQYLAVRSEVTKLKSVEAELQKMMSQVMNIQEEERRRISRELHDGIGQSLFSLVIQMDRLLADQPHPGVEALRKQVTGIMEDVRGMAWELRPSVLDDLGVVPAIRTYIENYTRHYGIEIDLECNLRKRLEMNREIAIYRIIQEALTNVAKYADVAEARVTVEDAEDMTMVIIEDQGAGFSEATAGNGVGLFSMEERARGAGGTLRVSSDPGEGTTVTLLLPKTAQG, encoded by the coding sequence TTGAGTAGTGCACGCAAGAACAGACTAAGTGGACTCGCAGACCAGCCCGTACGCCTCCTGCTGAACGAAATAGATAATCACATTACGGATAATGAATTTCGCAGCAGGCTGAAGGGTTCCCTGCATCAACTGAGTGATCTGAAATTTGCCTTGGATGAATCCTCCATTGTAGCCCTGACAGACCGCAAGGGGAAAATCCAGTATGTGAATGATAAATTCTGTGAAATCTCACAGTATGAGCGCGAGGAACTGATCGGTAAGGATCATCGAATCATTAATTCCGGATACCATGGCAAAAGCTTTATGAAAAACCTGTGGGACACGATATCCTCAGGTAAGGTATGGAACGGGGAAATTCTCAATCGTGCCAGAGATGGCAGTCATTATTGGGTCAACACCACCATCGTGCCTTTCCTTGATAACGACGGGGAGCCATATCAATACCTGGCTGTACGTAGCGAGGTCACCAAGCTGAAATCCGTCGAAGCCGAATTGCAAAAGATGATGTCCCAAGTGATGAATATTCAGGAAGAGGAACGACGCCGGATCTCGCGTGAACTGCATGACGGGATTGGACAGAGTCTCTTCTCTCTGGTGATTCAGATGGATCGCCTGCTGGCAGACCAGCCTCACCCCGGGGTTGAAGCACTTCGTAAACAGGTCACGGGCATTATGGAAGATGTACGCGGTATGGCATGGGAGCTGAGACCATCCGTTCTGGATGACCTTGGTGTTGTTCCGGCGATTCGGACCTATATCGAGAATTACACCCGTCACTACGGGATCGAAATCGATCTGGAATGTAATTTGCGCAAGCGACTGGAGATGAACCGGGAGATTGCCATATACCGAATTATTCAGGAAGCCTTAACGAATGTCGCGAAGTATGCCGATGTTGCCGAGGCACGTGTTACGGTAGAAGATGCTGAGGACATGACGATGGTTATTATTGAAGACCAAGGGGCTGGATTCAGCGAAGCAACCGCTGGCAATGGCGTTGGATTGTTCAGCATGGAAGAGCGTGCTCGTGGTGCAGGTGGAACATTGAGAGTTTCTTCCGATCCTGGCGAAGGCACAACCGTTACCCTTTTGCTGCCCAAGACAGCACAGGGATAA
- a CDS encoding response regulator transcription factor, which yields MIQLLVVDDHVVVRSGLIALLEGKNDIHIVGDAADGDEAIAKAQELKPDVVLMDFSMPPGKDGLTATAELKKLMPDLAILILTMHDDEEYLFRAIHAGASGYILKSAPHEELLAAIRSVAEGSAYLYPSATKRLMSEYLDKAKQENAGPYDTLSEREKEILSWIAKGYANKEIAEHLIISVKTVESHKSNLMEKLGLRTRPELVKFAMKKGLLNFE from the coding sequence GTGATTCAACTATTAGTTGTAGACGACCATGTTGTCGTGCGCTCCGGGCTGATCGCCTTACTCGAAGGAAAGAATGATATACATATCGTTGGAGATGCCGCAGATGGCGATGAAGCCATTGCCAAGGCTCAAGAATTGAAGCCAGATGTCGTCTTGATGGATTTCAGCATGCCACCGGGCAAAGACGGTCTGACCGCTACAGCTGAATTAAAAAAATTAATGCCGGATCTCGCGATCCTGATTCTAACCATGCATGATGATGAAGAATATCTGTTCCGCGCCATCCACGCGGGAGCATCCGGATATATACTCAAAAGTGCGCCGCATGAAGAATTGCTTGCCGCGATTCGTTCCGTAGCAGAGGGTAGCGCCTATCTGTACCCAAGTGCAACCAAACGGCTAATGAGCGAATACCTGGACAAAGCCAAACAGGAAAACGCCGGACCGTATGACACGTTATCCGAGCGGGAGAAAGAGATTTTGTCCTGGATTGCGAAGGGATACGCCAACAAGGAAATCGCCGAACATCTGATCATCAGTGTCAAAACGGTCGAATCCCACAAAAGCAATCTGATGGAGAAGCTTGGCCTGCGTACACGACCGGAACTGGTGAAGTTCGCCATGAAAAAGGGGTTGCTGAACTTTGAGTAG
- a CDS encoding GAF domain-containing protein, whose protein sequence is MHDELPSGIQEMIDGLRLNTSSDFCGLACLNGTMLRWKYTSGASNERVKRMEMRPGQDLVGTALRTGRPARSDAQSTGEHTPGRCPLMLAERLVSAIAVPVFQEGSVPGAVLLVGSRLPCTFSPDMVRQTEQVALHLQPKVFG, encoded by the coding sequence ATGCATGATGAACTGCCATCTGGCATTCAGGAGATGATCGACGGCCTGCGCCTGAACACATCCAGCGACTTCTGCGGACTTGCCTGTCTGAACGGGACGATGCTACGCTGGAAGTATACTTCTGGGGCTAGTAATGAACGAGTAAAACGCATGGAAATGCGTCCCGGACAAGATCTGGTAGGCACAGCCCTTCGGACTGGACGCCCAGCCCGATCTGATGCACAATCCACCGGGGAGCATACACCCGGTCGTTGCCCATTAATGCTTGCTGAGCGGCTGGTAAGTGCCATAGCGGTACCTGTGTTCCAGGAAGGAAGCGTGCCTGGCGCCGTGTTGCTCGTTGGCAGCAGACTGCCTTGCACCTTCTCACCGGACATGGTCCGGCAGACTGAGCAAGTCGCTCTACATCTTCAGCCGAAGGTGTTTGGATAA
- a CDS encoding Crp/Fnr family transcriptional regulator, with translation MGTVFVERTTQRTEQKQTEAGKMTRETGGILSFVTPEQWDLIEAKMQPKRVKSGYSLFLEGDEAGYLYYIRSGRVKMTKSTEDGKEIILSIQQSGDLIGEFGGIGGLNHSYSAEMAEKGELAIISLSDLESILSKHGDLALKFLQWMALSQRITQSRFRDLLLYGKAGALASTLIRASNSYGKITPDGIVLDMKLNHTELAEMIGATRESVTRMLGAWKEQGTLDMMDGKLMIRDLAALRCMCGCPTFPSCPAELCRL, from the coding sequence ATGGGTACAGTATTTGTAGAAAGAACAACCCAAAGAACAGAGCAGAAACAAACGGAGGCGGGCAAAATGACACGAGAAACAGGCGGAATCCTTTCGTTCGTTACACCTGAGCAATGGGACCTGATTGAAGCGAAAATGCAGCCCAAACGGGTGAAGTCGGGGTATAGTCTCTTTCTTGAAGGCGATGAAGCCGGATATCTGTACTACATTCGTTCGGGACGAGTGAAAATGACCAAGTCGACGGAGGATGGCAAGGAAATTATTTTATCCATTCAACAAAGCGGCGATCTCATCGGTGAATTCGGCGGCATCGGCGGATTGAATCATAGCTACAGTGCAGAGATGGCGGAAAAAGGGGAACTGGCCATTATCTCGCTCAGCGATCTGGAAAGTATACTCAGCAAACATGGCGACCTTGCCTTGAAATTTTTGCAATGGATGGCACTGTCGCAGCGGATCACCCAGTCGAGATTCCGTGATTTGCTGCTTTACGGCAAGGCGGGTGCACTCGCTTCGACTCTGATCCGTGCCAGCAACTCGTATGGGAAGATTACACCGGATGGTATTGTGCTAGACATGAAGCTGAACCATACCGAGCTTGCCGAGATGATTGGAGCTACCCGGGAGAGTGTAACGCGGATGCTGGGGGCATGGAAGGAACAAGGTACGCTGGATATGATGGACGGCAAACTGATGATTCGGGATCTGGCAGCCTTGCGCTGCATGTGCGGATGTCCGACATTCCCAAGCTGCCCGGCAGAGCTGTGCCGGTTGTAA
- a CDS encoding GNAT family protein — MQLETDRLIIREIRETDWERIHAYTSMTEVTQHTAWGPNTEEDTRAYVQFVLDTQQAQPREGFELAICLKSDDSLLGGVGIHVMEKTNAEIGYVLNPAYQGKGYADEAARALLGFGFNELGIHRIYAKCRPHNTASENVMKKIGMQREGLMREHWFYKGSFHDSVLYSILAREYTNEQFHGNAKS, encoded by the coding sequence ATGCAATTGGAGACCGACAGACTGATTATCCGGGAGATTCGGGAGACCGACTGGGAGAGGATTCATGCCTATACCTCCATGACGGAAGTTACACAGCATACAGCATGGGGACCGAATACGGAAGAGGATACACGGGCATACGTGCAGTTTGTGTTGGACACACAGCAGGCACAACCACGAGAAGGCTTTGAACTTGCGATATGTTTAAAAAGTGACGACTCTCTCCTTGGCGGAGTGGGCATTCACGTTATGGAGAAAACCAATGCAGAGATCGGTTACGTCCTCAACCCTGCTTACCAGGGGAAAGGTTATGCCGACGAAGCAGCCCGCGCTTTACTGGGTTTCGGTTTCAACGAACTTGGCATTCACCGCATTTACGCCAAATGTCGTCCGCACAACACGGCTTCGGAGAACGTTATGAAGAAGATTGGTATGCAGCGTGAAGGTCTAATGCGAGAGCATTGGTTCTACAAAGGTTCCTTTCATGACTCGGTGCTCTATTCGATTCTCGCCAGAGAATATACTAATGAACAATTTCATGGAAACGCAAAAAGCTGA
- a CDS encoding DUF6359 domain-containing protein, whose amino-acid sequence MMATALLGPGSQSPVQAAAPLTVSQAIAAQSGGGTATVEGIIVGHATGSLTAKFTSPYANDFNVLIADSASERTNARLLDVQVPASFRSQYGLASNPSLVGKKIIVTGTLGAYNSYAGVKNPTSIALSSGTTNPDPEPNPGTTLPDGTGKKVLFDNTHAQTAGAADWIIDGAFSDFANGLRNAGFAVDQLERSIPYTFGEQAITYNKLKDYHVFIIGEANVPFKATEQAALVQYVQNGGSIFFISDHYNADRNKNRWDSSEVFNGYRRGAFLNPAKGMSSAEAESPAMQGVISSDWLATNFGVRFRYNALGDVNASDIVTPAQSFGITAGVNSVAMHAGSTIAIMDPNKAKGLVYVPSGVSKWGNAVDQGVYNGGGRAEGAYAAIAKIGAGKAAFIGDSSPVEDATPKYLREETGATKKTYDGFKEVDDATFLVNTVKWLAVKESYTSLAQVPGLTLDTATSLLPMEAPAASTEPQLEPWAAPAAGYKWYDPTTFKTGSYGKAQ is encoded by the coding sequence ATGATGGCAACCGCATTGCTGGGGCCGGGTTCGCAGAGTCCGGTACAAGCTGCAGCACCACTTACGGTATCTCAGGCCATCGCTGCCCAGAGCGGTGGAGGAACGGCAACGGTTGAAGGAATCATCGTTGGACATGCTACCGGGTCACTTACCGCGAAGTTTACATCTCCGTATGCCAATGATTTTAATGTTCTGATTGCGGATTCAGCGTCAGAGCGAACCAACGCCAGATTATTGGATGTACAAGTTCCCGCATCTTTCCGTTCGCAATATGGACTGGCTTCCAATCCGAGTCTTGTAGGCAAAAAGATCATCGTAACCGGAACTTTAGGCGCCTACAATAGCTATGCAGGAGTCAAAAACCCAACGTCCATCGCGCTTTCCTCCGGAACAACCAATCCTGATCCAGAACCGAACCCAGGTACAACACTGCCGGATGGTACCGGCAAGAAAGTATTGTTCGATAATACCCACGCCCAGACAGCAGGTGCTGCCGACTGGATTATCGACGGGGCATTTTCTGATTTTGCCAATGGTTTGCGAAACGCAGGCTTTGCCGTGGATCAGCTGGAACGCAGCATCCCGTATACATTTGGTGAGCAAGCCATCACCTATAATAAATTGAAAGATTACCACGTCTTCATCATCGGCGAAGCCAACGTGCCGTTCAAAGCGACTGAGCAGGCTGCGCTGGTGCAGTATGTACAGAACGGAGGAAGTATCTTCTTCATCTCCGATCACTACAACGCAGACCGCAACAAAAACCGCTGGGATTCTTCCGAAGTATTCAACGGCTATCGCCGTGGTGCCTTCCTGAATCCAGCCAAAGGTATGTCTTCGGCTGAAGCGGAATCACCTGCCATGCAAGGTGTGATCAGCTCCGATTGGCTGGCGACGAACTTTGGTGTTCGTTTCCGCTACAATGCACTCGGCGATGTGAACGCATCGGATATCGTTACACCGGCCCAATCCTTCGGCATTACAGCTGGCGTTAATTCTGTAGCCATGCATGCCGGATCGACCATTGCAATTATGGATCCGAACAAGGCAAAAGGCTTGGTGTATGTACCAAGTGGTGTGTCCAAGTGGGGCAATGCCGTGGATCAGGGCGTATACAATGGTGGTGGACGAGCTGAAGGAGCCTATGCCGCCATTGCGAAGATTGGTGCGGGCAAAGCTGCATTTATCGGCGACTCTTCCCCAGTGGAAGATGCTACTCCGAAATATTTGCGAGAAGAGACCGGCGCCACCAAGAAGACCTATGATGGATTCAAAGAAGTGGATGATGCTACTTTCCTCGTGAATACCGTGAAATGGCTCGCAGTCAAAGAGAGCTATACCAGTCTTGCACAAGTGCCAGGACTGACATTGGATACGGCAACAAGCCTGCTTCCGATGGAAGCTCCGGCTGCATCGACCGAGCCGCAACTTGAGCCGTGGGCTGCACCCGCAGCAGGGTACAAGTGGTATGACCCGACTACATTTAAGACAGGTTCATACGGCAAAGCTCAATAA
- the cdaS gene encoding sporulation-specific diadenylate cyclase CdaS produces MMTQQADCDSSSMRQKLKADLHRVADRMNMTLSRFDNDSVCLLGQFAEIRAEIKQIEVLASSFYLDCYLSPFTEKFAELTSSVQHLSDRRYGALIVIEREIPLETIIHSGVAVDARVTHALLESLFIPGAPLHDGAVLIRGNQIVSAGNVLPLSQAEVHERKIGTRHRAALGLSELTDAVVLVVSEETGQASFAVDGDLHPINVVETLS; encoded by the coding sequence ATGATGACTCAGCAAGCAGACTGTGACAGTTCCTCGATGAGGCAGAAGCTCAAGGCAGATCTGCACCGTGTGGCGGATCGAATGAACATGACGTTATCCCGTTTTGACAATGACAGTGTCTGTCTATTGGGACAATTTGCAGAGATTCGAGCGGAGATTAAGCAGATCGAGGTGCTCGCCTCTTCTTTTTATCTGGATTGTTATCTTTCACCTTTTACCGAGAAGTTTGCTGAATTAACATCAAGCGTACAGCATCTGTCTGACCGGAGATATGGTGCGCTGATTGTGATTGAACGCGAAATTCCGTTGGAGACGATTATCCATTCAGGGGTGGCAGTGGATGCCAGAGTGACGCATGCGCTGCTGGAATCGCTGTTCATTCCCGGTGCGCCTCTGCATGATGGGGCTGTTCTCATTCGTGGCAATCAGATTGTATCCGCTGGTAATGTGTTGCCTTTATCGCAGGCGGAAGTGCATGAACGAAAGATAGGCACTCGTCATCGGGCTGCGCTTGGATTAAGTGAATTGACGGACGCCGTTGTACTGGTTGTCTCCGAAGAGACGGGACAGGCATCATTTGCGGTGGATGGAGATCTGCATCCGATTAATGTGGTTGAGACGTTATCTTAA